The following coding sequences lie in one Megalodesulfovibrio gigas DSM 1382 = ATCC 19364 genomic window:
- a CDS encoding aminotransferase class I/II-fold pyridoxal phosphate-dependent enzyme has protein sequence MDQSLAHSGPARQPDAGHATHGGRVFQTARALGISPDALLDASNNANSLAADLTAEVLAGIRPEHRFYPDPTCAALRAAYAEAEALPEEHLLPVHGSAEGILLTLLALRPRSVCILGPIFCEYPRLCDVLGIPWTLHALSPETGFTLTARDRAALLASPAEAVILCSPGNPTGQAMEDLPDLVAELAASKQVIVDLAYRDFLHGSAAAADHAPAALLAAVSRHAARVVLLTSLTKFFFCPGIRIGCVMAAPKTIARLAALQPPWSVTQPAQDAGTVFLQRREDYRARLPALRRLAAAHAARLRQIPGVTGVLPTATNFLLLRLTPEHCAPAVTEAMAARHILVRECDSIPGMPAGHLRLQVRTTGENARVAEALASVLQPR, from the coding sequence ATGGATCAGTCTCTAGCACATTCCGGCCCGGCACGCCAGCCCGATGCCGGCCACGCCACGCATGGCGGCCGCGTGTTCCAGACCGCCCGGGCCCTGGGAATCTCTCCGGATGCCCTGCTGGACGCCAGCAACAACGCCAATTCCCTGGCCGCGGACCTCACGGCCGAGGTGCTGGCCGGCATCCGGCCCGAGCATCGGTTCTATCCCGATCCCACCTGCGCCGCCTTGCGCGCAGCCTATGCCGAGGCCGAGGCCCTTCCCGAAGAGCACCTGCTGCCCGTGCACGGGTCGGCCGAAGGCATCCTGCTGACGCTGCTGGCCCTCAGGCCGCGCTCGGTATGCATTCTGGGACCGATTTTTTGCGAATACCCCCGCCTGTGCGACGTGCTGGGCATCCCCTGGACCCTGCACGCCCTTTCGCCCGAAACCGGCTTCACCCTCACGGCCCGAGATCGTGCCGCCCTGCTCGCCTCGCCGGCCGAGGCGGTCATCCTCTGCTCGCCCGGCAATCCCACGGGCCAGGCCATGGAGGATCTGCCCGATCTCGTGGCCGAACTGGCGGCGTCGAAACAGGTGATTGTGGATCTGGCCTACAGGGACTTCCTGCACGGCAGCGCGGCAGCTGCCGACCATGCCCCGGCAGCGCTCCTCGCGGCTGTATCCCGGCATGCCGCCCGGGTCGTGCTCCTGACCAGTCTGACCAAGTTTTTCTTTTGTCCTGGTATTCGAATTGGTTGCGTCATGGCTGCGCCGAAAACCATTGCCCGGCTGGCCGCCCTGCAGCCCCCCTGGAGCGTGACCCAGCCGGCCCAGGACGCCGGGACGGTCTTTCTGCAGCGCAGGGAGGACTACCGCGCCCGGCTGCCGGCCCTGCGTCGGCTGGCTGCGGCGCATGCCGCCCGGCTGCGGCAGATTCCCGGCGTGACCGGGGTGCTGCCCACGGCGACAAATTTTCTGTTGCTGCGCCTGACGCCGGAGCACTGCGCCCCGGCCGTGACCGAGGCCATGGCCGCCCGGCACATCCTGGTCCGGGAGTGCGACTCCATCCCGGGCATGCCGGCCGGCCATCTGCGGCTGCAGGTGCGCACCACCGGGGAGAATGCCCGCGTGGCCGAGGCCCTGGCCTCAGTCCTGCAGCCGCGGTAG
- the murJ gene encoding murein biosynthesis integral membrane protein MurJ, with protein sequence MSVGRAAIVTGLASAVVAVLGLGREMLVSRLFGASPAMDAFVLAVTVVTMGASILGISLRTSLVPVLVGGLGRTERDRVFVASLLGAAAAGALLWVASMAALPWVLRAMLPEISPALANALGQWLSPLWCTGLLAGALQGALQADRQFLGAGLIPGAVPAACMLALGVPLAQGEQADTIALLAGGTLAGATLEVLAAGWLLRRRGWRLRPAARHSDVCTTALRRVAQQSWAMLPGMSAAASSQIIDRAMASALGPGAVSVLNYGGKLPSLALTLGGMAVATAIFPYYAEHLGKNDTAAAQALLRCWARRLLWGGAAAAAVGMAVSLPVARLVFQGGALTAEDAVVVAQVQACALLQLPFCWASWAFSRYLAASGRNGELSLITLGNVVVNVAGNYVCMRWLGVSGIALATAFMFLYALLACRHAVLRRR encoded by the coding sequence ATGTCCGTAGGCCGCGCGGCCATTGTCACCGGTCTGGCGTCGGCGGTCGTCGCCGTCCTGGGATTGGGACGGGAGATGCTCGTCTCGCGCCTGTTCGGAGCCTCCCCGGCCATGGACGCCTTTGTGCTGGCCGTCACGGTGGTGACCATGGGCGCGAGCATCCTGGGGATCTCCCTGCGCACGTCCCTGGTGCCGGTGCTGGTGGGCGGGCTGGGGCGCACCGAGCGGGATCGCGTCTTCGTCGCCTCCCTCCTGGGCGCGGCGGCGGCAGGGGCCTTGCTGTGGGTCGCAAGTATGGCGGCCCTGCCCTGGGTGCTGCGGGCCATGCTGCCCGAGATCTCGCCGGCCCTGGCGAACGCCCTGGGCCAGTGGCTCAGCCCGCTGTGGTGCACCGGCCTGCTGGCCGGCGCATTGCAAGGGGCGCTGCAGGCGGACAGGCAATTTCTGGGGGCAGGACTGATCCCCGGCGCCGTGCCCGCGGCCTGCATGCTGGCCCTGGGGGTTCCCCTGGCGCAGGGCGAACAGGCCGACACCATCGCCCTGCTGGCCGGCGGCACCCTGGCCGGTGCAACACTGGAAGTGCTGGCTGCCGGATGGCTGCTGCGCCGGCGGGGCTGGCGGCTGCGGCCCGCCGCCCGACACAGCGACGTCTGCACCACCGCCCTGCGGCGGGTGGCGCAACAAAGCTGGGCCATGCTGCCGGGCATGTCCGCGGCGGCGTCCTCACAGATCATCGACCGCGCCATGGCCTCCGCCCTCGGGCCCGGGGCAGTCTCGGTGCTCAACTACGGCGGCAAGCTGCCGTCCCTGGCCCTCACCCTGGGCGGCATGGCCGTGGCCACAGCAATTTTCCCCTATTATGCCGAGCACCTAGGCAAGAACGATACGGCCGCCGCCCAGGCCCTGCTGCGATGCTGGGCACGCCGGCTGCTGTGGGGCGGTGCCGCTGCGGCCGCGGTGGGCATGGCTGTTTCCCTGCCGGTGGCGCGGCTGGTGTTCCAGGGCGGGGCCCTGACGGCCGAAGACGCCGTGGTGGTGGCCCAGGTGCAGGCCTGCGCCCTGCTGCAACTGCCCTTCTGCTGGGCCAGCTGGGCCTTTTCCCGCTACCTGGCGGCCAGCGGGCGCAACGGCGAACTCTCCCTCATCACCCTGGGCAATGTGGTAGTGAACGTGGCAGGCAACTACGTGTGCATGCGCTGGCTGGGCGTCTCGGGCATCGCCCTGGCCACGGCCTTCATGTTCCTGTATGCCCTGCTGGCCTGCCGCCATGCCGTGCTGCGGCGGCGATGA
- a CDS encoding FAD-dependent oxidoreductase, producing MSAPSAPSSMHFAFLRPEPLPPNGRAVAIVGAGPSGLAAAGYLASLGYQVDIYDKLPKAGGLMTFGIPSQRIPPGRIQTGVLELERKYGVNFHLQTKICCSAPLHEEEGDHFSCDIRGLGELVEDHDAVIICTGSWKSRSLNIPGEQLPGVSTSLQFLFPIRAAGYGKPGVTAPAVQGQDVVVVGAGHSAADVAHSALRLGARSVTVCYRKTRRDAPCGLFEVEQMEAAGVRFLEQHTPLRFEGEDSVTGVVCRVPGQDEPVTIPAQAAATAIGEIPTPPFAKELGLENVRKGDVKWLNMTAIENVFVAGDVLTGPSKIGKAIESGLKAARSLANWLDLKAQSRQAEFQDEERVPRPSPRTSPH from the coding sequence ATGTCTGCACCCTCTGCGCCGAGTTCCATGCATTTTGCCTTTTTGCGGCCGGAACCATTGCCGCCCAATGGCCGGGCCGTGGCCATCGTGGGCGCGGGTCCCTCGGGCCTGGCTGCTGCCGGCTACCTGGCCAGCCTGGGCTATCAGGTAGATATTTATGACAAGCTGCCCAAGGCCGGTGGGCTCATGACCTTCGGCATCCCCTCCCAGCGCATCCCGCCCGGCCGCATTCAGACCGGGGTGCTGGAGCTGGAGCGCAAGTACGGCGTCAATTTTCATCTGCAGACAAAAATCTGCTGCTCCGCCCCCCTGCACGAGGAGGAGGGCGATCATTTTTCTTGCGATATCCGCGGGCTGGGTGAGCTGGTGGAGGATCACGACGCCGTGATCATCTGCACCGGCTCCTGGAAGTCCCGCAGTCTGAACATCCCCGGCGAGCAGTTGCCCGGGGTGAGCACCAGCCTGCAGTTCCTCTTTCCCATCCGCGCTGCCGGCTATGGCAAGCCCGGCGTCACCGCCCCGGCCGTGCAGGGGCAGGATGTGGTGGTGGTCGGCGCGGGGCATTCCGCGGCGGACGTGGCCCACAGCGCCTTGCGGCTGGGGGCAAGGAGCGTCACCGTCTGCTATCGCAAGACCCGGCGGGATGCACCCTGCGGGCTTTTCGAGGTTGAACAGATGGAGGCCGCGGGGGTGCGTTTTCTGGAACAGCACACCCCCTTGCGCTTTGAGGGGGAAGACAGCGTGACGGGCGTGGTCTGCCGGGTGCCGGGACAGGACGAGCCCGTGACCATCCCGGCCCAGGCCGCGGCCACGGCCATCGGCGAGATTCCCACCCCTCCCTTTGCCAAGGAATTGGGGCTGGAGAACGTGCGCAAGGGCGACGTGAAATGGCTGAACATGACGGCCATCGAGAATGTCTTTGTGGCCGGGGACGTGCTCACCGGCCCCAGCAAGATCGGCAAGGCCATTGAAAGCGGGCTCAAGGCCGCGCGCTCCCTGGCCAACTGGCTGGATCTCAAGGCCCAGTCCCGGCAGGCGGAATTCCAGGACGAAGAACGTGTGCCCCGGCCATCGCCCCGCACCTCCCCCCATTAA
- a CDS encoding TMEM165/GDT1 family protein, producing MDWKLAATAFATLFIAELGDKTQLACVLLTAKSQKPWAVFLGASLALVLVSLLGVLFASVLCKYVDPQIIRKVASVGFVVIGVLMYFDKM from the coding sequence ATGGATTGGAAACTTGCCGCCACGGCCTTTGCCACCCTGTTCATCGCCGAACTGGGAGACAAGACGCAGTTGGCCTGCGTGCTGCTAACCGCCAAAAGCCAGAAACCCTGGGCCGTGTTCCTGGGCGCATCCCTGGCGCTGGTGCTGGTGAGTCTCCTGGGCGTGTTGTTTGCCAGCGTGCTGTGTAAATATGTCGATCCGCAGATCATCCGGAAGGTGGCGTCCGTGGGGTTTGTGGTGATCGGCGTGCTGATGTACTTCGACAAGATGTAG
- a CDS encoding ATP-binding protein: MKVTRKIIEINEDLCNGCGACVPGCAEAALQIIDGKAKLVAELYCDGLGACLGHCPTGALQVVEREAEEFNEEAVHERIETLKEPQAAPAPRPASMPCGCPGSMERSFAPRATPAPQAAPQTVSQAVSQPAPQASALTHWPIKLELVRPEAPFLQGAHLLVAADCAPGAAGDFHSTHLHGRVLTLGCPKFGPAAHYQQKLAAILKTARPASVTVLRMEVPCCAGLAGLVDDAVRLSGYTGPVAVQVLALDGTVKADGPDLAPFGGMRMAM, translated from the coding sequence ATGAAAGTGACGCGCAAGATCATCGAAATCAACGAAGACCTCTGCAATGGCTGCGGCGCCTGCGTGCCCGGCTGCGCCGAAGCGGCGTTGCAGATCATAGACGGCAAGGCCAAGCTGGTGGCGGAACTGTATTGCGATGGCCTGGGCGCCTGCCTGGGACACTGCCCCACGGGCGCGCTGCAGGTTGTGGAGCGCGAGGCCGAGGAATTCAACGAAGAGGCCGTGCACGAGCGCATCGAGACCCTGAAGGAGCCCCAGGCGGCCCCGGCACCCCGTCCGGCCAGCATGCCGTGCGGCTGCCCCGGATCCATGGAGCGCAGCTTCGCGCCCAGGGCAACGCCGGCGCCCCAGGCCGCTCCCCAGACTGTCTCGCAGGCCGTCTCGCAGCCTGCTCCGCAAGCGTCCGCGCTCACCCATTGGCCCATCAAGCTGGAGCTGGTGCGGCCGGAAGCGCCCTTTCTCCAGGGTGCGCACCTGCTGGTGGCGGCGGATTGCGCCCCCGGCGCGGCGGGAGATTTTCACAGCACCCACCTGCACGGCCGCGTGCTGACCCTGGGCTGCCCCAAGTTCGGCCCCGCAGCGCACTACCAGCAGAAGCTGGCCGCCATCCTCAAGACGGCCCGGCCCGCCTCGGTGACGGTGTTGCGCATGGAAGTGCCCTGTTGCGCGGGCCTGGCAGGTTTGGTGGACGACGCCGTGCGCCTGTCGGGATACACCGGCCCCGTGGCGGTGCAGGTTTTGGCCTTGGACGGCACGGTCAAGGCTGATGGCCCGGACCTGGCGCCCTTCGGCGGCATGCGCATGGCCATGTAA
- a CDS encoding ferredoxin reductase family protein: MKQTAAPSLAAAMLEEARRRPRARRVWAATGILLLVWANLGWVLTRPEHFVAPTLITVTGDLGNWFAFNGIVFFLALCWLGSRNPWLERSFGLDEMLLFHRRLAMVTVVFFAGHAVFRSWSISMQMGMVYDLSLLYRLRLSEWPLTLGRVVYFAMLGCAVLAYVGQAMQKLAFRHWKRPHLLYYVLFPAGMLHAMLWGNDMGKHPLVDLWWTLMVLFAVDCALRLQYVRRQRPILRWRLDAMYREADHTVTAVLTPATSAARKSALIRRWPGQFAVLRVPDLAGMNEPHPFTLSGAAPGAAHAAAARALPIQCTIKEAGDFTRSFLRLAPGTSLLVEGPYGKFLHDVWSHRALALLAGGVGVTPFLSLLRSMDAAGQHLPTVLLWSNKSRTDVFAVGELVALCRRLPLTVVHCLSRETEDFVAQSPAQQGMHWQSGRLDTAAVTRWLTGEEGCYACGPEPWLAGVLRSLQQAHGIHPRQVRREHFFW; encoded by the coding sequence ATGAAACAGACTGCTGCGCCATCCCTTGCCGCCGCCATGCTGGAGGAGGCCCGCCGCAGGCCCCGGGCCCGGCGGGTGTGGGCCGCCACCGGGATCCTGCTGCTCGTGTGGGCCAATCTGGGCTGGGTGCTCACCCGGCCGGAACACTTTGTCGCGCCGACGCTCATCACCGTCACCGGGGATCTGGGCAACTGGTTCGCGTTCAATGGCATTGTGTTTTTTCTGGCGCTGTGCTGGCTGGGGTCGCGCAATCCCTGGCTGGAGCGCAGCTTTGGGCTGGACGAGATGCTGCTGTTCCACCGCCGGCTGGCCATGGTGACGGTGGTGTTTTTCGCCGGGCATGCCGTGTTCCGGTCCTGGTCCATCTCCATGCAGATGGGTATGGTGTACGACCTGAGCCTGCTGTACCGTCTGCGGCTTTCGGAATGGCCGCTCACCCTGGGTCGGGTGGTGTATTTCGCCATGCTCGGCTGCGCGGTGCTGGCCTATGTGGGCCAGGCCATGCAGAAGCTGGCCTTCAGACACTGGAAACGGCCGCATCTGCTGTATTACGTGCTCTTCCCTGCCGGCATGCTCCACGCCATGCTCTGGGGGAACGACATGGGCAAGCATCCCCTGGTGGATTTGTGGTGGACGCTCATGGTGCTGTTTGCGGTGGATTGCGCCCTGCGGCTGCAGTACGTGCGCCGGCAGCGGCCCATTCTGCGCTGGCGGCTGGACGCCATGTACCGCGAGGCCGACCACACCGTCACCGCCGTGCTCACCCCGGCCACGTCTGCGGCCCGGAAAAGCGCATTGATCCGTCGCTGGCCCGGGCAATTCGCCGTGCTGCGGGTGCCGGATCTGGCCGGGATGAACGAGCCGCACCCCTTCACCCTCTCGGGTGCGGCCCCGGGCGCGGCGCATGCCGCCGCGGCGAGGGCCTTGCCGATCCAATGCACGATCAAGGAAGCCGGGGACTTCACCCGCAGTTTCCTGCGTCTGGCCCCGGGGACCTCCCTGCTGGTGGAGGGTCCGTACGGCAAATTCCTGCATGATGTCTGGTCGCATCGGGCCCTGGCGCTGCTGGCCGGCGGCGTGGGCGTGACACCCTTTCTGAGCCTGTTGCGCAGCATGGACGCCGCCGGCCAGCACCTGCCCACGGTGCTGCTCTGGTCCAACAAAAGCAGGACGGACGTCTTTGCCGTGGGCGAACTGGTGGCGCTGTGCCGCCGGCTGCCGCTGACGGTGGTGCACTGCCTGTCCCGGGAGACGGAAGACTTCGTGGCCCAGAGTCCGGCCCAGCAGGGCATGCACTGGCAGTCCGGCCGACTGGACACCGCCGCCGTGACCCGCTGGCTGACCGGAGAGGAAGGCTGCTACGCCTGCGGTCCCGAGCCCTGGCTGGCCGGTGTGCTGCGCAGCCTGCAGCAGGCCCACGGCATCCACCCACGCCAGGTGCGGCGGGAACATTTTTTCTGGTAA
- a CDS encoding MBL fold metallo-hydrolase, giving the protein MSMFIIPVRSPGLAHISYIFGHGGKAGVVDPRRDCQIYQDIARAHGAVITHIFETHRNEDICSGGAALARRTGAVCCHGRQLPFAFGQAVQEGDRFRFGSLEAKVLETPGHTFESISVALYDHSAGAAGASTAVAVFTGDCLFIGDVGRTDFFPGQERETATNIYESIHNKLLPLGDQTIVYPAHGAGSVCGASLSEREFSTIGHERRCNTVLQLPDKEAFIQFKMAEIHHKPQYFSKMEEYNLLGSAPDLPTLPQPAPVSAKTFMDKKSAGMQVVDIRSPEAFGGAHVPGSYCFPLDMLSAYCGYFLTFDKEIGLVIDELAQADEAVAQLYRMGYDNVTCFLSGGLPAWETAGFTYESLPSVHVDELVRRIDANEDFTLLDVRAEGEWANGLLPGATPIYLGDLERKLTTLPTDRPVTCFCGSGRRAVIAASLLLRAHIGPVENCLGSMAACMALGCRLENA; this is encoded by the coding sequence ATGTCCATGTTCATCATCCCCGTCAGATCGCCCGGTCTGGCCCATATTTCCTATATCTTCGGCCACGGCGGCAAGGCCGGAGTGGTGGATCCCCGCCGCGACTGCCAGATCTATCAGGATATCGCCCGCGCTCACGGCGCCGTCATCACCCATATCTTCGAAACCCACCGCAACGAGGACATCTGCAGCGGCGGCGCAGCCCTGGCCCGCCGCACCGGCGCAGTGTGCTGCCACGGCCGGCAACTGCCCTTCGCCTTCGGCCAGGCTGTGCAGGAGGGCGACCGCTTCCGCTTTGGCAGCCTGGAAGCCAAAGTCCTGGAAACACCCGGGCATACGTTTGAATCCATCTCCGTGGCGCTGTACGATCATAGCGCCGGCGCCGCCGGGGCAAGCACGGCCGTGGCCGTGTTCACCGGAGACTGCCTGTTCATCGGCGACGTGGGCCGCACGGACTTTTTCCCCGGCCAGGAGCGCGAAACCGCCACCAACATCTACGAAAGCATCCACAACAAGCTGCTGCCCCTGGGGGATCAGACCATCGTCTACCCTGCCCACGGGGCCGGCTCGGTGTGCGGGGCCTCGCTCTCCGAACGCGAATTCTCCACCATCGGCCACGAGCGGCGCTGCAACACCGTACTGCAACTGCCGGACAAAGAAGCCTTCATCCAGTTCAAGATGGCGGAAATCCATCATAAGCCGCAGTATTTCAGCAAGATGGAGGAATACAACCTCCTGGGCAGCGCGCCGGATCTGCCCACCCTGCCCCAGCCCGCGCCGGTATCGGCCAAAACCTTCATGGACAAGAAATCCGCCGGCATGCAGGTGGTGGACATCCGCAGCCCCGAGGCCTTCGGCGGCGCGCACGTGCCGGGCTCCTACTGCTTCCCCCTGGACATGCTGAGCGCCTACTGCGGCTATTTCCTGACCTTTGACAAGGAAATCGGGCTGGTGATCGACGAACTGGCCCAGGCCGATGAAGCCGTGGCCCAGCTCTATCGCATGGGATACGACAACGTCACCTGCTTCCTCAGCGGCGGCTTGCCGGCCTGGGAAACGGCGGGCTTCACGTACGAATCCCTGCCTTCGGTGCATGTGGACGAGCTGGTGCGGCGCATCGACGCCAACGAAGACTTCACCCTGCTGGATGTGCGCGCCGAGGGCGAATGGGCCAATGGGCTCCTGCCCGGAGCCACGCCCATTTATCTGGGGGATTTGGAACGCAAGCTGACCACCCTGCCCACGGACAGGCCCGTGACCTGCTTCTGCGGCAGCGGCCGGCGGGCGGTCATCGCGGCGTCCCTGCTGCTGCGGGCGCACATCGGGCCGGTGGAAAACTGCCTGGGCTCCATGGCCGCCTGCATGGCCCTGGGCTGCCGGCTGGAGAATGCATAG
- a CDS encoding 4Fe-4S dicluster domain-containing protein, whose product MSEFPAGKVLYVDYSTCIGCETCETVCSFLHDAPRIHMTRTRDGVLVPLYCRHCEKAHCIRACHRGALARDRDGAVVLQPMLCRGCETRECTQSCPYAAMVLTNKGVAVRKCDMCSERRAIGLGPACAAMCPTGAIHFLDRCELDCIETDAAKDAEKRVLAHLRPSANK is encoded by the coding sequence ATGAGCGAATTTCCCGCCGGAAAAGTCCTGTATGTGGACTATTCCACCTGCATTGGCTGCGAGACATGCGAGACGGTCTGCAGCTTTTTGCACGATGCCCCCCGTATCCACATGACCCGCACCCGCGACGGGGTGCTGGTGCCCCTGTATTGCCGCCATTGCGAAAAGGCCCATTGCATCCGCGCCTGCCACCGCGGCGCCCTGGCCCGGGATCGCGACGGGGCCGTGGTGCTGCAGCCCATGCTCTGCCGCGGTTGCGAGACCCGCGAATGCACCCAGAGCTGCCCGTACGCGGCCATGGTGCTCACCAACAAAGGCGTGGCCGTGCGCAAGTGCGACATGTGCTCCGAGCGCCGGGCCATCGGTCTGGGGCCGGCCTGCGCCGCCATGTGTCCCACCGGGGCCATTCATTTTCTGGACCGCTGCGAGCTGGACTGCATCGAGACCGACGCCGCCAAGGACGCCGAAAAGCGCGTGCTGGCGCATCTGCGGCCGTCGGCGAACAAGTGA